The sequence GAAGGGAAAACAACATACATGCGTTCTGCAGAGCTCAGCTGATAGTTGATGCTCAATGGTGGGGTAACACTCTGTCATTAGAATAACTATTATTTTAGCCACACAAAGATtgcagcatcaacaacaacatcacaattattatttttcatatatacattttaaatgtacagATGGGAAATAGTATATTTagtatcatttattttaaagcctgTTTACAATTTGTAGCAtccattttttataaaactagcAAAAACCCAAGTTTTTGTCACTATTGTATGGGGTTTCaaacgttttattttatttcttcggTAAAGGCCAGATGCAGAAAGAAGTGGGCTGAATTGTATAATAAAGGCAGGGTTGTTTTTGTGATTTGCTTAACAAGAAAGAAGAAGTATTGTTCTCTCTCGAGCTATGGGCAAACCAATAGAATGGGCTTTCCAGAATGATGCAATTGTGTAAATCTTAATATCCGCTCTGCCTCCGTcagtttgtaaaacacaaaGGAACATCCTGTATCTTTGGATGGAGATTACAAACTCTGTCTTAGGGGAAAGATGTTTGTCTTGACATGAATTATTCTGtgctgagatttttttttatggttagAGGACCTTATTTTGACTTTTCCTCAGTTGTTAAAGAAACATTGCAGAATATTAGGTCTGAGAAGTTTATAAATCATAATAGGTATGTGTAATAATCTAGCGGGTCTAGTTATGAAAATAATGAAGATGTTGTAGCCCGGATTGTAAAGAAGAACTGCCATGTTTTGGTTTTAAGAGACTCCATGAATTAACaattgttatgtgtttttagaATGAATATGAGCAGCTTAACTATGCCCGGCAGCTGAAGGAGAGACTAGAAGCTTTCACACAAGACTTCCTGCCCCacatgaaggaagaagaagaggtatACGATGTTAAAATTCCTTTTTCTTGTTATTATAACATATATTTTAATTCATTGATTCCCCCAAAGAATGGGTAAGACTAAATTGTGTTCCtaaacaacaaagaaaaaaaagcattaaaaaaagctAAGGAAACATATTGCTCATATCCCAGCAAACTGCACTGTTGCAAGCTGTTTATAAACTAAGGAGATTCGTTGCAGGTGTTTCAGCCTATGCTTATGCAGTACTTCACCTACGAGGAGCTCAAGGACATCAAGAAACAGGTGATAGCGCAACACTGCAGCCAACACCAAGGGGACTGTGCCGCTGAGGTGTTGAAGGGCTTCAGCTTGTGGAGCCAGGCGGAGGAGCTGCAAAAAGCCTTTAAATATGCCGACCACGAGAAGACGGATTACGGTTAGTGAATAAAATATATTCCTAAATGTTAAAACTAgtttttatgcaaacacacTAGAAGCCACAAGTAATTAGAAGAAATGGTTCATGTTTCTCatacctggagcgaggttaagTGGTTCAGAATTCAATATACCGGTCACAGCATGTACATGAATGACTAGTTCTCTCAGTATTTCTGTGTACAGCAGACGCCGGAGGGGAAAGTCACAAGTCTGTACACTTTTCAAATATAGGGAGGTACATAGCTAAGTTTGTCACACTGTTGTGGCACTGAAAATTAATGACACATTTGATGCTTAATTGTGTAATTTAAAACTAGAGTCGGTAATCTTTAGAAACTAACAAGAGTgcgctagatttttttaaatgattcaacCTTAAAACCTAActcagtgttgccaactgttttccaatgaaagtagctagcagcactagctccaaaagtccctaaatctggAGAGAAAATCGCCAacttggcaacactgacagtccgttgcttcaggcctccctccaaagacactccacCAAAATTATAATCAAGAAAGTAAACAAGCTAGCAgtttgtggaagactccggtggcACGCAATGAGTGCGCATGTAGGTAGGCAGGTAGttagacaggcaggtagcccgaatgattggacgggcttataaCAGTCCTTCGACAGCCACGGGTACCAGATTCCTTCTTTATttttcagagcatttgatttattgattgctgtcaggatgtaatgagaatttaaacaactataacaaaaatgtgtttttgaagaagGTTTAACAAGTAAAAATACCAAATGTGGAAGAGCCAGTTTAATCTAAAATGTGAAAACCTGTTCTATCACTTTGGGTTCTGGTTATTTGTGATGGGCATTTCTAATATTTGAGTCATTTATAAACAAAAGAAACGAAAGAAAAATCAAGTAGATTGTATTGTCCAGCACTTGTTATGCAATAggctttttttcacagcagacattttgacttgtcatagagAAATACAGGTCTTACTAATAACATAAACAATGGCTCCGtcctattcaagtgtcccactAAGCTGTGACTGTGTGACAGAGAGTCAGCATGTACCACAGCAGGACCTTGAAACAGAGCCAGCTAAAGCGGAATTCAGCTGTCAGGAattgtattatttacacctgtgcttttcctactgtgaaaTGTCAAAgtgtcttctgtgaaaaaggccgACGTCTGTCTGAACAATGCCATATTTAACTTTTTAAGTCATTAGTTTCGTGAAAGGATAAATTGGCGTTTGTAAAAAGGTGCATTTCATAATTTTGGTATTTGAGTCGAtaatgctgttttgtttttttcctcagaaCTGGAAAAGAACAGGAATTCTTCAACCCACATCTCCCAGCTTCCTACAGAAATCATGCTGAGGCTGTTCCACTATTTGGGCCCTGAAGATCTGTGTCGCTGCAGTCAAGTGTGCAGCTCTTGGTCGGAGCTGACCAAGACCGGCTCTCTGTGGAGGCACCTCTACCCCGTTCACTGGGCCAGAGGTAGGCTGCCAGTAGCTGGTGGTTACCTTGAcgaacaaaatattttttactaAGCTTAATTTTCTCTGTAAACAAACACTTAATTGTATTAAGTATGTATAGTGGTACACTGCTGATAAATGTTTGTGTCTTTAATGTAGGTGATTATTATAGTGGCCCCCCCGGGGATCTGGACCAGGACCCAGATGAGGATTGGGTGAAGAGTCGGCAGAATGAGGGTCGGGCCTATCAGGAATGGGATGAGGATGCTGATGTTGATGAGTCTGGTAAGTTAAGAACAACGGTGTAATCAGGAATGTTCTATTGCTATTTTCAAACCCCTTCAACCTGCCTTTGGCAagcttttaaattaaaattaggTGAGATAAAACGTATCTTAATTTAGTAGCTTgccaaaaaaatgtcagtgagtGCCCTTAAAAACACGATGAGCACTGTTTTTAATGCTCTAAAGTGTGAGATAATCAAGTATTTGTTTACACTGGTCAGCTGTAAAAGAGGCTCTATGTCATAAACAGATTATGCACCTAGAAAGTCAACTAAAATATATCTCCATTAACACTTGTATCAAAAAGCATGGGCTGGGTTGTTCTGACATTTCCATTATTTGGTTATCATGTTgatataagataataaaagtataGTGTGAGAAAATCTCAATGTGTTTGCCCAAGGTCCTCTGGCAGGACGCTCCACATTCGCTCACATGCTCTTGTGGTGAATTCAGTCACCTTTTTAAAGCCGTTTCTCACCAGTAGGAATACAGAAAATCCACATGCAAattttctctttgtgtctcgTACAATATTGAGTGTTGAGACACTAAATTGATAAGACGTTCTCACATCTTGGCAGCaagattgctttttttttaattgagaaAAATATTCATATGACATTGCAGACATGTTCTCAACATAATGGTTCAGAAAAACAAGGATattaatttaaagaaataaacagaaataaaaatcataatttAAATAATAGAATTTGGATGAGTTAACTTACAAAATTTAAAATTATCAGGGAAAAACAGCATACATTATTCTTCGTTAAAGACTTGAGCTACACCTGGCGGTATGACATCAtttggaacaaaggatttcattggtcaaacatatatttccgCAGGCGGAAATCCGCTGAAATCGATGTCCATCAGAATATTTTTTCCCCGCACAAATGTTCCGCATGGATGTGCAAGCGTTCATAAGAACCCAcgaaatcattttttattaatttctgtgCGAGTTTTTCTGGACGTAAAtccgtgcttggtgtgaaacggctttAATTCACCTTCTTTTCTGGCTGCACTCTGACATAAAGGTAGTAAACACGCCTGCAGTGTAGCGTAACATGTTTTCTATTATTTAAATTGGATAAATTATGTCATCCATGTTCTTGTTGATTATCTCTTCAGATGTGTCGGGACATAAGCAGGGCTCCCTGGCGATTGACACTGCTCAGCGAGAGAAGAGGCTTCTGAACGGGATGATCCACAACCTCCTGCCAGCTGTGGGTCCGTCTGTCAAGTCCATTGTTCTGGCGTACAGTTCTACCGTCTCCAGTAAAATGGTGTGCAGCGCaaaatctttgttttgactgtaATCGTACGACACCCGATTATAAAGATTGTGTCAAGTCTGAACTGTCATACTTTTGTCCTCCTTTCAGGTGCGCCAGATCCTCAGTCTCTGCCCCAATATTAGTCACCTGGACCTGACCCAGACTGATGTTACAGACTGTGCATTTGACAGGTAAATATTAAAAGTCATCACTAAAATAACCTTGTCATTTACTCTGGTCAGTTCTTTTTTATATAGAGGAAACTCATTACTCTGTTCTTGCTGTCCTCCCTCTTTCAGCTGGTCGTCTCTCGGAGCTTGTCTCTATCTGGAGCACCTGGATCTGTCGGGTTGCGAGAAGATTACTGATCACACCATGAAGAAGCTGTCCGTCGGGCTGGGTGACCTCATGTCCTCCACCTGCTTTGACAAGCGTTCAGACCGACGAGCCAAGCTTCTCAAAAGTTCCCCGATACCCATCACGCTCATGGAAGAGAGAAACCTGCATTCAATGGGGCGGAAGCGGCAGGCCATCATTTTCAAGCCGGTGACTGGCCGTTGGGGCGCCGCCTGCACCCCCACGCAAGTCTGGGTCCTGGACTCCTCGGACCTGGCTGATATTGAAGATACTGCAGAGTGGAGCCGTCGTGGCGGGCTGTCTCTTCCTGAAGCAGAAAGCTTCGTAGAGACACAGCTCGTGGGAAGCTCgtgctgctgcaggaggagcaggaggcgtGGGCACAGGACTGGCTCGAACGCCTCCTATTTGCATCAGCAGTACGCCATGTCTGGGGAAATGTTTTGTGGTCACTCCACCTGCTGCACTAGTGACATGGCCCTCAGGACTTTTTCTGGGCCTCAGTGCAAGTCGGGCACCACCAGAAGCAGCACTGCAGAGTTTCGGACTAAATGCTCCTCATTTGGGGGCCTGCAGTGCCCGGAGCGTGAACACAGGACTGACCCGTCAGAGGCTAAACGCCCACTGAGATTTCTCAGTCTCTCTGGATGTTATCAAGTCACAGATTTGGGATTGAGGTAAAGATCATGCATTGCTGTTTTTCAAACAAATACACTCCTTTTACACCTGAAATGGCATCATTTCACATACAAAcctgtagggatgtcacgagaaccaataCATCGTTACCAAGTCGATACCAAAACTTGAtagtactcgtttttctacggTACCGCGGGTGCTGAAGGTACTGGTGGGGCTTGAGAATAACGGCATCCCATTGTCCCAGGgccgatagaaaatgtgtttgggtccagtgggctacctccgggtctgagaagtgaagccaatgctgaagtgccttaaacctgcattctctctaacagccagcagggggcgactcctctggttgctaaaagaagtctgattgtatagaagtctatgagaaaatgagcctacttctcacttgattaatTACCTCCGTAaacattgctagtttcaagtcttcttcaatacagcatgatgtttatttagtaaattatggtcccatttagagtcagatagaccataacgcaggggatgctttagggcggggctaccttgtgattgacaggtcgctaccacggcgttgtccgtgttttagtcttaaaactttaaccctttcacaatgtgttttcacttcatcaaaattaattataacattttggtcgcctgaaaatgtcttattcagcgttcagttgtacttagctccaccctctcgtgtcacttctggttgcaaaaaaacacgatggtgacgaccaaaatgccgaactccaggcttcaaaattgtagtccacaaaccaatgggcgaCGTCTCGATGACTACgtacacttcttatatacagtctatggttgggacgcagtaaactcactattgacGCGTCCAGGGGATCCACCCTATTTTTCCCCGATAGTGCTaaattgtgaacaacaaatccatgtagAAATCAGCatgacgagagctagttaacgttagccgctgctaagcagcacagtcctacACGGAGCTAGCGGTAATGCTAACGTTATGTGTTCAAAAGTcatattgtaaaatgtagtttttggcgagaaacttgaataaatccagctgtttgaaggagatattttcacagcaatatgaaaTAGATAATGGAGAGGGAATtctgacctgtttaactttacctaacaaaaaccagtatgatgttgaagtacatgggctttactgttttactttttcatttttaacgTGGTAttgagaatcatggaatttcactagTATTAGTATTGACttctagatttctggtatcgtgacatccctacaaaCCTGGGTTTATACGAGAGGTTAGTGTCTTCAGAAAACGATGTGATGCTGAGATACTGATGATGAGATCAACGAGTCATCTTCGATCAGCTGAAAAATACCACAACGTTTTGTCAGGTTGCAGCtacaaaacaacatttagtGGTACGTGTAGTTATTTCCAGTGCAAGCTGAAAGCAGAAGATGGTGCTGTCATTTGTGCAAACACTCCGCCACTTATCTTGGTAAACTAATACTTGGTGTAAGTGTTGATTCACAACATGGCTAAATATAATAGAAAGGTATAAATGCAGGTGTGCTCATCAAGTTATCATTACCATTAAAGACGTGGTGCATTACATTTGCTATAGTCAACAGTTTTGCCTTTTATTAGGTTAAGACTGGATTATCAGTGTTCATGTAGACGTTCCCACTGCTCACGTTGCTGTACCTGTAACGAGgcgtggctgtgtgtgtttcagggctCTGTCGCAGCGTGGAGGGCTTCCTTTCCTGGAGCATCTCAACCTGTCTGGCTGCCTCTTCATCACTGAGGTGGGGCTGCAGGAGCTGGTGTCAGCCTGTCCTTCCCTCAATGATGAGCACTTCTATTACTGCGACAACATTGACGGTAACAAGTGAAACTGTTAGGGGTCCTTTTCCCTCTGAAACACAAAATGCTAGTACAAGTACATGCTAGTAAGGTGCTTTGGAAATC comes from Sebastes fasciatus isolate fSebFas1 chromosome 5, fSebFas1.pri, whole genome shotgun sequence and encodes:
- the fbxl5 gene encoding F-box/LRR-repeat protein 5, translating into MAPFPDEVDVFTGPHWRMKQLVGLYCEKLSKTNFSNNNDFRSFLQSLCATFKEFKMHEQIENEYIIGLLQKRCCTVYNVHSDNKLSEMLSLFEKGLHNVKNEYEQLNYARQLKERLEAFTQDFLPHMKEEEEVFQPMLMQYFTYEELKDIKKQVIAQHCSQHQGDCAAEVLKGFSLWSQAEELQKAFKYADHEKTDYELEKNRNSSTHISQLPTEIMLRLFHYLGPEDLCRCSQVCSSWSELTKTGSLWRHLYPVHWARGDYYSGPPGDLDQDPDEDWVKSRQNEGRAYQEWDEDADVDESDVSGHKQGSLAIDTAQREKRLLNGMIHNLLPAVGPSVKSIVLAYSSTVSSKMVRQILSLCPNISHLDLTQTDVTDCAFDSWSSLGACLYLEHLDLSGCEKITDHTMKKLSVGLGDLMSSTCFDKRSDRRAKLLKSSPIPITLMEERNLHSMGRKRQAIIFKPVTGRWGAACTPTQVWVLDSSDLADIEDTAEWSRRGGLSLPEAESFVETQLVGSSCCCRRSRRRGHRTGSNASYLHQQYAMSGEMFCGHSTCCTSDMALRTFSGPQCKSGTTRSSTAEFRTKCSSFGGLQCPEREHRTDPSEAKRPLRFLSLSGCYQVTDLGLRALSQRGGLPFLEHLNLSGCLFITEVGLQELVSACPSLNDEHFYYCDNIDGPHADTASGCQNLQCGFRACCRSGE